GATGCATTACCGGCTCAAGAAACAGGAGCGGGAGCTTGAGAAAATCCTGGCTGTGACTTTGGAATATGTCGGAAGGGAAGGCGCGGTACGATCGGATGTGAAACGATTGAAGCAGATCTGTTGTACGCCGGAGAAATAGTTTTGTACCACATAAAAGTAAAAAGGCGCGATTCAGGGAGAATCGCGCCGATGAAAAGTTTGAGATGTTGATTTCGGTTAGAACGTAAGTCCGATGCGACCGCCGAACGTGACCGGGGCGCCGCTTTCACCGATGTAGCCGGAAGGTGTGGAGTAAGGAATGGCGATCGGCACATAATGGGTGTCGAAGGCATTGTTCACCCAACCTTCAGCGAACCAGTGGTTGCCGCGCACACCGGCACGGAAGTTGGCGAGGCTGTAGGCTGACTGGCCCTGGATGTTGGTGGCATCATATTTGAAGTCGCCGTAGACAGTGACTTCGGCGCGGGCATAAAGAGTGGCGCGAGTGCAGGGAGCCCAGGAAATCTGTGTGCCGACGTTGGCATTATATTCGGGGGCATATGGAAGTTTGTTGCCCCCGACATTCATGCCGAGGTTTTGACTGCCACTCAGGAATTCAGCATTGTTATAACCGACGCTACCGAAGAGATCCCACCAGTTGTAAGGATGATAGAGCGCAGAGAACTCGACGCCCTTGCTGTCGGCTGCTCCAGCGTTGCCAATGAAATATTGGCCGGAGAGGCCGATAGGTTGATTGAGTTGGAGATTGCGCCAATCAATGTAGTAAAGAGCAGCAGTGGTTTCGACCTTGCCGTCAAAGTATTGGGCTTTGTAGCCGACTTCATAATTCCAACTGTGTTCGGTGCCGAATTCCACAGTTCCCGGAGGCGCAGCGAAGCCGGTGGGCGGAGGGTTGAAACCGCCAGCCTTGAAGCCGCGAGCCACGGAGGCGTAGGCCATGTGGTTGGTGGTAAAATGATAGGCCAGGCTGAACTGGGGTGAGAATTGCGAGAAGTTGTCACTGGCCACAACTCGTCCCGGAGGCGCAAATGGGGGATTAAGCGAATTTCCAAGTTCAGCGTGCTTGTCCTCGTAATCGAAACGCAGACCAGCAGTGAAGTCGAGTTTTTCCCAGGCGGTGAGCTTGGCCTGGCCGTAAACCCCAACACCCCAGTTATCCAAATCCGCAGAGGAATTTTGGGTCAACGGAATGAATGTCGGGATAGGGCTGGGAAAAGGGTTAGGTATGAGTGTATTATTGGCTGCGCTCTGCTGGTAATCTTCGCTGAAGGCAAAAACGCCTCCCTGCCAGCCCAGGTCCAGAACATCGTTCAGATGGATTGGCCGGTCCTTGGGGGAGGAGAAGCGGAATTCCTGGGTGAATTGATGTTCTTCCTCCACGTTGTCGCGTGTGTTGCCAGGAACGGTGGTGTAATCGAGGTCGGTAAGACCTTCGTTTTTCCACCAAACTCCGCCGGAAATGGAGGAGAGGTCAAAGTTGTCGCCATAATAGTTGGCGAGGAGCGTGGGGGAAATGACGTCGCGATGATTGAAACCTTCGAAATCACGATCCACGTGATGAGGATGAGCGCGGATGAAACCGAGGTCGCCCAAGGCGTAGTCGCCGTCGTGATCATGTTCGCCGGAGAGGATCAGGCGGAGGTCGAGACGGTCGTTGATTTTCCAGAGCAATTGGCCTTTGCCGAACCCAGCTTCGCGGCTATCGAGGCGATGGCCGGTGAAATCATTGACCGTGTAACCGTCGCGAGCGGAGTAACCGCCGGAGAGGCTGAGGCCAACTTGATCCTGGAAGAGCGGGCCGGAGATGGTGCCACGAACGTCGCGGAAATTGTAATTGCCATAGTTGGCATCGGCGTAAGCGGTCCAAAGATCCGTGGGCCTGCGACTCGTAATATTGATCAAACCGCCTGCGGTATTGCGACCGAAGAGAGCGCCTTGAGGTCCGCGGATGAATTCCACCTGATCGACATCGACGAGCTCGACGTTGGCGGAGTAGCTGTTGAGCTGGGGAACGCCGTCAATGAATGTGGTAACAGCGGGATTTTGCGGGCTGCCGCCGATGCCACGGAAGAAGGGATTGCTGACGGCACGCGCGCTAAATTCATTGATGAAAGTGTTCGGGGCGTAAATCGAGGCTTCGCGCACCGTGCGAATGTCAGCATTCTGGATGGTTTCCCGGGTGACCGGCGTGACGCTGACGGGAATGGATAATACCTCTTCGCGTTCCTTTTGGGCGGTGACCACCACCACGGGAAGACGGGTAGGCGTGTTGGTGGAAATCTCGGCGGTGGCAGCAGTGTTCGATTGCTGGGCCAGGCTTGAGGAAGCGGCGAGAGCAATGGACAGCAAAAGCGGAGTCTTCTTTGAAAATGATTTAAGTCTTTTTTCTGAGTTCATACGGCTTAAAGTCCTGATTTGGTACCCGCGGAGTTGGGCATAATAGCAGGCGCAAGGCAATACTTTTTTGGGCCGGCACAATTCCATTCCAGCGGTTTACGGAGCATTTCTGACGCGGAAAGGGAAGGCAGTATTCGGATTTTGTGAAGCTGGGTAGGGAAAGGGAGGCGGTTTTAAAAAGAAAAGGGCCAGTCCCACTCAGGACTGGCCAAACCCATGAAAAAAACTACCTACATAGATAAGACCAGACGTAGGGAATTTTGTTCATTCTTTTTAAAGAAAAGTTGGCCTCATCCCAAGATGAGGCCTTACTAATGATCGTTATTAGTCTGAACAATATAAGTGACCCAAAACATATGAGCGGGTTACAACTGTTTTCAAAAATCCGCGCCTTTGTTTTCTAAACATATTAAGCAAGGCACATATTACGAAATCTTATAGGCCGTGAGGACACCGCAATGAATCAGGGAGGGGATGATGTCGGGTCCTGCATTAAGGCTGGCGGCCTGGAGCATGGCTCGGTATTCGGCGGCACTGTAGGCGCGGCCTTCGGTGAGCATGAAAAGATGGGTGCCATAAAGCGCGACTGGCAGCGGGCCATCAAGGGAATCGTTCAGGAAAACATCGTGGATGAGCAGGCGCGCTCCCGCGGGCATGGCGGCAGAGCAACGGCGAAGGAGTTGCTCACACTGGGGGATGTCCCAATCGTGAAGGATGTTGGAGAGCAGGTAAACATCGGCAGCCGGGAAGGGATCGCTCCACATGTCATGCGGTTGAAGGTTGAGGCGGTCGGTGACGCCGTAAGCCTGGGCGAATTCAGCCGCAACTTTCAGGACTTCAGGACGGTCAAGCACCGTGGCGCGAAGATGTGGATTTTTTTGGAGGCAGGCGATGGCGTAAATGCCACTACCACCGCCGATATCAAGCAGGTGTTGGGCGTTAGAGAGTGGAACAGTGGCCGCCAGGGAAGGGGCGACATTTTTGGCGCGGCCCGCCAAGGAGAGTGTGAGATGGCGGGCGGCAGATTCTGTCTCCATGGCGGAGGCCAGGTCTTTGCGGAAAATGAAAGCGGCACCTGCTTCATCCTGCTTCAAGCCAGCGGGCCGATTGGTGCGGAGACGTTCGACCATGGCGAGAACGCCGGGATCCTGGGCGGCGAGGCCGAGATAACCGCTGATATCAAAATAGGAGGATTCACGCAGGTGTTCGAGAGCGATTGGGGAAGGTATAAACGACCCTTCATGTCCGTGGGTGAAAGCTACGCCATCAGCGGGAAGCAAAAGGCCAAAAGCACGCAAGCCCGTGACCAAAACAGTGGCGGGGCGGAGTTCAAGTCCGAGCTTTTCACGCAGGGCTGCGAAGGAGAGCGGACCGGACTCGAATTGTTCGAACACGCGGAAATGGGCGATGGCAGCGGTAAGAAGTTGAGAGCCAAACATGCCGCGATAAACCTCGAAGATGGTACTGGGGTCGTATTGCGGTGGATTGAGGGCGGAAAGCTTTGGCATGGTCCAATACCTGCCATGTGAATACGTCGAATTCAACTTATTTGCAAGTTCGAGCAGACAAGATGAAAGGCCAATCCGACTCAGGACCGGCCCTACCATGGAAACTCAGTTCCTGGGTTAAGACCGTGCCATGGAACCGTTGCTCAAAATAGTTTGGGAAATCCGCCTGCAAAAATCTTCGAGCTTCAGGCCAGGCTTTGAAGCCAGGCCAAGGCTTCTGGTTCCGCGGGAAATACATTGCCGGAGAAGCCGTTGTTGGTGGCGACGGTAACGGAGAAGCCGTCGGCATCGATGAACTTGGGTTTGACCACGACGGCAACGTGAACATGGCCCCGGGCGGTTTCTGCCCATTTACGAACGAGATAGTAGCGTTCCACGATAGTCGGCGACGGAAAACCATGCGGGCCGATCAATACAACCATAAGCTTGCGGATTTTTTTCTCCCGCGCGTAAGCGATGACTGCCGCCACCTGTTCCACCACGTGGTGCAAAGACGAGTAGTCTGTCGGCCGGAAAACGGCATGATCTTCCAAAATCTCGAAATGTTCTGGTTTACTCATCACTGACTGCCCGGGTGCTATTTTAATTTAGACCCGCCAGAGGCTAGGCAAACTTTTGATCTTTGTCCAAGAGTAGTTGTAGCGAATATTCGCTAAATTGGGTGGCAGGAAACCGTCAAACAAACTGCAGGAATCCGTTGTAAAGTTGCGCCTATTCGGAATCGGAGCTGACGTGGCAGCAGGAAGGTTTAATTTTGGAGTGAGAGGAAATGAGGGATGCGTGGTGACGGTAAGGGGATATCAGATTTTGGGGAATGCAACCATGGTCTTACTACCTTGTTAGTAGAATGATTTGCGAGTGGCGAGTTTGTTATTGGCAGAAATGGGAGAGTTGACTACAAACAGGAATGCCAAGAAGTTTGCCCCAATGTTTTCAGGTTATTGCGAAGGGTTCTGTCATTGTAATCCTGTTTTTAATCGGAGCGGGAAGTGGGATGGTGGAATCAGCCAAAGGCTCGTGGGATTCACGTTTTACTTTGCCGCCGGGGTTGGATGGCCCTGCAGCGGCTGTGGTTTCGGTAGGGAATTTTCTGCTCGTGGGCGGAGCTTTTGAGCACGCGGGAAATGTGGAGGCGCATAACCTGGCATTGTGGGATGGGAGAGCGTGGATGCCGTTTGGAGGAGGACTCAATGGACCAGTGGCTTCGATGGTGCTCGACGGGACGGGTCTTTATGTGGCAGGAAATTTTACAAAAGCGGGCGGAGTCAGCGTTCAAGGCATTGCCCGATGGAATGGAATGACGTGGGATGGTTTGAATGCTAATCCGCAGGGTGTGTTGAATACCAACTTTCTGCCGCAAATCACCTCGCTGTTTTTTCAAGGCGGCAACTTGTATGTAGCGGGAGGCTTCGTGAAGATTGGCGGTATTTCCAGCACTTCGATTGCCAGATGGGATGGCCGGGCGTGGCATTCGATGGAAGGAGGAGTGTCAGGTTATGGAGGTAATGGGTCCGTCCTGGCGATTGTGGGGGATGGGCGGAATATTTACGCGGGTGGTCAATTCACGCAGGCGGGCTCGGTTCAGGCGAACAATTTGGCGCGGTGGAATGGGCAGCATTGGGAGCGGGCGGGAGATTTTGCCACTAAGCTAATGGGTGGGGGGCAACCACAACCACAGATTATATTAAACGACGTGGAACGACTGGCGTTTTGCCAAGGGACTCTCTATGCGTTCGGCCAGTTTAATCAGGTGGATGGAAATGCGATCACCAATTTCGCGAAGTGGAATGGAACGAAGTGGCAGAGTGCCGGCACAATCGATGGGACTGTAAACGGGATGGATGAATATATGGGTGGCCTGCTGGTGGCCGGCAGCTTTCACCACATCGGAGGCGTGACGGCAACGAATGTTGCCTGGTTGAGGCAGGGAAAATGGTCGTCGCTCGGGGTGAATACTGCAGGGAGTTTTTATGGTGTGAAGGCGGTTGGCAATCGGGTTTACCTGGCCGGCTACTTTGATTTGGTGAGTGGGGTAAGTGCCGGAAATATTGTCCAGTATGACGGGGCAAAATACTCCGCGTTGGGTGCAGGAACAGGAAACAGCATAGGCGGAATGGTGCAATCGCTGGCTTCCGATGGGACGAATGTGTTTGCCGCCGGGAACTTCGATGTGGCCTTGACGCTGCCGGTGAGCGGGGTGGCGAAGTGGGATGGAACCAGGTGGTCGAGCCTGGGCAAGCCTTTCTATAATGGGAACGTCTATGGAGCCACATGGTTTGGGTATGGTTATGCCGGAGCGATGTTTGCCTTTAATTCACCCCAGGTTGCCATGGTTGGCTCCAAGCTCTACCTCAGTGGCCAATTCGAAATGCCGGATGTGGGGGCGACCAATCTGGCGTGCTGGGATGACAGGGAGTGGTCGTCC
This genomic stretch from Pedosphaera parvula Ellin514 harbors:
- a CDS encoding TonB-dependent receptor; translated protein: MNSEKRLKSFSKKTPLLLSIALAASSSLAQQSNTAATAEISTNTPTRLPVVVVTAQKEREEVLSIPVSVTPVTRETIQNADIRTVREASIYAPNTFINEFSARAVSNPFFRGIGGSPQNPAVTTFIDGVPQLNSYSANVELVDVDQVEFIRGPQGALFGRNTAGGLINITSRRPTDLWTAYADANYGNYNFRDVRGTISGPLFQDQVGLSLSGGYSARDGYTVNDFTGHRLDSREAGFGKGQLLWKINDRLDLRLILSGEHDHDGDYALGDLGFIRAHPHHVDRDFEGFNHRDVISPTLLANYYGDNFDLSSISGGVWWKNEGLTDLDYTTVPGNTRDNVEEEHQFTQEFRFSSPKDRPIHLNDVLDLGWQGGVFAFSEDYQQSAANNTLIPNPFPSPIPTFIPLTQNSSADLDNWGVGVYGQAKLTAWEKLDFTAGLRFDYEDKHAELGNSLNPPFAPPGRVVASDNFSQFSPQFSLAYHFTTNHMAYASVARGFKAGGFNPPPTGFAAPPGTVEFGTEHSWNYEVGYKAQYFDGKVETTAALYYIDWRNLQLNQPIGLSGQYFIGNAGAADSKGVEFSALYHPYNWWDLFGSVGYNNAEFLSGSQNLGMNVGGNKLPYAPEYNANVGTQISWAPCTRATLYARAEVTVYGDFKYDATNIQGQSAYSLANFRAGVRGNHWFAEGWVNNAFDTHYVPIAIPYSTPSGYIGESGAPVTFGGRIGLTF
- a CDS encoding methyltransferase; the encoded protein is MPKLSALNPPQYDPSTIFEVYRGMFGSQLLTAAIAHFRVFEQFESGPLSFAALREKLGLELRPATVLVTGLRAFGLLLPADGVAFTHGHEGSFIPSPIALEHLRESSYFDISGYLGLAAQDPGVLAMVERLRTNRPAGLKQDEAGAAFIFRKDLASAMETESAARHLTLSLAGRAKNVAPSLAATVPLSNAQHLLDIGGGSGIYAIACLQKNPHLRATVLDRPEVLKVAAEFAQAYGVTDRLNLQPHDMWSDPFPAADVYLLSNILHDWDIPQCEQLLRRCSAAMPAGARLLIHDVFLNDSLDGPLPVALYGTHLFMLTEGRAYSAAEYRAMLQAASLNAGPDIIPSLIHCGVLTAYKIS